One part of the Vicia villosa cultivar HV-30 ecotype Madison, WI linkage group LG6, Vvil1.0, whole genome shotgun sequence genome encodes these proteins:
- the LOC131609476 gene encoding mannan endo-1,4-beta-mannosidase 6-like produces the protein MEKFGICIAFLFFLLILSSNAFSLVDEEALKDDQNHVEKSFRNYWSEIMSDIEDDEWQMVQTKGNQFVVNDQPFYINGFNTYWLMMFAADNSTRGKVTDVFKEASSKGMTVCRTWAFNDGQWRALQKSPSVYDEDVFKALDFVVSEAKKYKIRLILSLANNWEAYGGKAQYVKWGNAAGLNLTSDDDFFSHPTLRSYYKSHVKTVLNRVNTFTNITYKEDPTIFAWELMNEPRCNSDPTGDKLQDWIQEMAFHVKKIDPKHLVEIGLEGFYGPSTPQRLQFNPNTYAQQVGTDFIRNHQVLGVDFASVHMYADSWVSPQISDTHISFVKSWMDAHIEDAEKYLGMPVIFSEFGVSSKDPGYNLTYRDTLISTVYSSILNSTKKGGSGAGSLLWQVFPDGTDNMDDGYAIVLSKFPSTSSIVSLQSYRLGLFNSLCSSKCQWSCKKKRLLEKILFHEVF, from the exons ATGGAGAAGTTTGGAATATGCAttgcttttcttttctttcttttgattcTAAGTTCTAATGCTTTTAGTTTGGTGGATGAAGAGGCATtaaaggatgaccaaaatcatgtTGAAAAATCTTTCAGAAATTATTG GAGTGAGATTATGTCGGATATTGAAGACGATGAATGGCAAATGGTACAGACGAAAGGAAACCAATTTGTGGTGAATGATCAACCTTTTTATATAAATGGATTCAACACATATTGGTTGATGATGTTTGCTGCAGATAACTCCACCAGAGGAAAAGTCACTGATGTCTTCAAAGAAGCATCCTCAAAAGGTATGACAGTTTGTCGGACTTGGGCTTTCAATGACGGCCAATGGCGAGCCCTGCAGAAATCCCCTTCAGTTTATGATGAAGATGTTTTCAAG GCATTGGACTTTGTGGTAAGTGAAGCAAAGAAATACAAAATCAGGTTGATATTATCATTGGCTAACAATTGGGAGGCATATGGTGGCAAAGCACAATATGTGAAATGGGGCAATGCTGCTGGCCTTAACTTGACCTCTGATGATGACTTCTTCTCACATCCAACCCTTAGAAGCTACTATAAGTCTCATGTAAAG ACTGTGCTCAATAGAGTTAACACATTCACAAATATCACTTATAAGGAAGATCCTACTATTTTTGCCTGGGAATTGATGAATGAGCCTAGATGCAACTCAGATCCCACAGGTGATAAATTACAGGATTGGATACAAGAAATGGCATTCCATGTGAAGAAAATTGATCCGAAACACCTAGTGGAGATTGGACTAGAAGGATTTTATGGCCCCTCGACACCGCAGAGACTTCAGTTCAATCCAAATACTTACGCTCAACAGGTTGGAACCGATTTTATCAGGAACCACCAAGTTCTTGGTGTGGACTTTGCTTCTGTTCACATGTATGCTGACTCTTG GGTTTCACCACAAATTTCCGATACACATATCTCATTTGTGAAATCATGGATGGATGCACACATAGAGGATGCTGAAAAGTACCTTGGAATGCCGGTTATTTTTTCTGAGTTTGGTGTATCGTCCAAAGATCCTGGCTACAATTTAACGTATAGAGACACGCTAATAAGCACGGTTTACAGTTCCATCCTAAACTCAACGAAGAAAGGAGGAAGTGGAGCTGGAAGCCTATTGTGGCAGGTTTTTCCTGACGGAACGGATAATATGGATGATGGTTATGCGATTGTTTTGTCAAAATTTCCTTCCACTTCAAGTATTGTATCTCTTCAGTCTTATAGGCTTGGTTTGTTCAACTCCTTGTGTTCTTCCAAATGCCAATGGAGTTGTAAGAAGAAAAGGCTATTGGAGAAGATACTCTTTCACGAAGTATTCTAA
- the LOC131609474 gene encoding serine/threonine-protein kinase STN8, chloroplastic-like, whose protein sequence is MSSLLSATTTLQHTHNKICFSHLKLTTPCNNSFLTKHFNHHSIRCNAFFDIVPKEILLSSTFYLDKFQAVSEDLSDMQRLEILLFVGVTWFYLTARPGVLFGAIDAYLLAPMQLVLDSLSGRRSMKRSDFLIGDKLGEGSFGVVYSAVLATKNVDAKERIRKNGRGKMDANSKDKVILKKVKVGIEGAKEFGDFEEWFNYRLSRAAPETCAKFLGSFVADKSNSQFTKGGKWLVWKFEGDRTLGDYMTDKNFPSNLERVVFGSVLQGVESSKRNTLIIKQIMRQIVTSLKKIHDTGIVHRDVKPSNLVVTKQGQIKLIDFGAATDLRIGKNFVPEYTPLDPDYCPPELYVLPQETQSLPPEPIAALLSPILWQLNSPDLFDMYSAGIVLLQMAIPTLRSQAALKNFNMEMRTCRYDLNKWRDSTRMKSNFQILDSDSGRGWDLASKLISERRRRLSAASALRHPYFLLSADQAAAVLSKFSFSTK, encoded by the exons ATGTCTTCCCTACTCTCTGCCACAACTACACTTCAACATACTCATAACAAAATCTGCTTCTCCCATCTAAAACTCACCACCCCATGTAACAATTCTTTCTTAACAAAACATTTCAACCATCATTCTATAAGGTGTAATGCATTTTTCGATATCGTCCCTAAAGAAATATTATTGAGCAGCACTTTTTATTTGGATAAGTTTCAGGCTGTGAGTGAGGATTTATCTGACATGCAAAGGTTAGAGATTTTGCTCTTTGTTGGGGTGACATGGTTTTACTTAACTGCAAGACCAGGTGTTCTTTTTGGTGCCATTGATGCATACCTTTTGGCTCCAATGCAATTGGTTTTGGATAGTTTATCTGGACGGAGAAGCATGAAGAGGAGTGATTTCTTGATCGGCGATAAGTTAGGCGAAGGGTCGTTCGGTGTTGTTTATTCAGCGGTTTTGGCAACAAAGAATGTGGATGCAAAAGAGAGGATTCGGAAGAATGGAAGAGGTAAGATGGATGCTAATTCTAAGGATAAAGTCATTCTTAAAAAG GTGAAGGTTGGAATTGAAGGGGCTAAAGAATTTGGTGATTTTGAGGAGTGGTTCAATTATAGACTCTCTAGAGCAGCTCCTGAAACATGTGCCAAGTTTCTTGGAAGTTTTGTAGCAGATAAAAGCAATTCTCAGTTCACAAAAGGTGGAAAATGGCTTGTTTGGAAGTTTGAG GGAGACCGTACTCTTGGTGATTACATGACAGATAAAAACTTCCCTTCAAACTTAGAGCGCGTCGTGTTCGGAAGTGTCTTGCAAGGCGTAGAATCTTCTAAAAGAAACACACTTATTATCAAGCAAATAATGCGCCAAATCGTTACATCTCTTAAGAAAATTCATGATACTGGCATTGTTCATAGGGATGTAAAGCCTTCCAACTTGGTTGTTACAAAACAAGGACAGATTAAACTCATTGATTTCGGTGCAGCAACAGATCTTAGAATCGGAAAAAATTTTGTTCCTGAATATACACCTTTGGATCCTGATTACTGTCCACCCGAACTATATGTGCTGCCACAAGAAACACAAAGTCTTCCTCCTGAGCCTATTGCAGCTTTACTTTCACCAATCTTGTGGCAG TTAAACAGTCCTGATCTCTTTGATATGTACTCTGCTGGAATTGTACTCCTGCAAATGGCAATACCAACCTTAAGGTCTCAAGCTGCTTTGAAAAATTTCAATATGGAAATGAGAACATGCAGATACGATTTGAACAAATGGAGGGACTCTACTCGCATGAAGTCTAACTTCCAAATCCTTGATAGTGATTCCGGTAGAGGCTGGGACTTAGCGTCAAAGCTTATCTCCGAAAGAAGAAGGCGTTTATCGGCCGCTTCTGCTTTGAGGCATCCTTATTTTCTTCTAAGTGCTGATCAAGCAGCCGCCGTTCTTTCAAAATTCAGCTTTAGCACAAAGTGA
- the LOC131609475 gene encoding serine/threonine-protein kinase AtPK2/AtPK19-like, translated as MVSSQFSGMSVAGMCKPLLFPVNDPGSATTDQVEMDFSDVFGPLTVEVNNNFSFDSVDESSELVYDDPEVIVTRSHSLVGPSNCVSQSLKLSKLTIHESDSDNLLEIVESVSEETIEDVKEVIDEESLNDEDRSLVEIQRVSIEDFEVLKVVGQGAFAKVYQVRKKGTSEIYAMKVMRKDKIMEKNHAEYMKAEREILTKIEHPFVVQLRYSFQTKYRLYLVLDFVNGGHLFFQLYHQGLFREDLARIYAAEIVSAVSHLHSKGIMHRDLKPENILMDVDGHVMLTDFGLAKQFEESTRSNSMCGTLEYMAPEIILGKGHDKAADWWSVGVLLFEMLTGKPPFSGGNREKIQQKIVKDKIKLPGYLSSEAHALLKGLLQKEAPKRLGCGAKGFAEIKGHKWFKPINWKKLDAREIQPSFRPEVAGKYCVANFEKRWTDMPVVDSPAASPNGGNPFKDFSYVRPAASFLQQNSPAC; from the exons ATGGTTTCCTCTCAGTTTTCTGGTATGAGTGTGGCTGGCATGTGTAAACCGTTGCTCTTTCCTGTTAATGATCCTGGTAGTGCGACCACGGATCAAGTTGAGATGGATTTCTCTGATGTTTTTGGTCCTCTTACTGTTgaagtcaataataatttttcttttgacTCTGTTGATGAATCGAGCGAGTTGGTTTATGATGACCCGGAAGTTATCGTTACTCGTTCGCATTCTCTGGTTGGTCCTTCTAATTGTGTTAGTCAGTCACTCAAACTCAGTAAGCTCACCATTCATGAGTCTGACTCGGACAATTTGTTGGAGATAGTGGAGAGTGTTAGTGAAGAGACCATTGAAGACGTCAAAGAGGTTATCGATGAGGAATCTTTGAATGATGAAGACAGGAGCCTCGTGGAGATCCAGAGAGTTAGCATTGAAGATTTTGAGGTTTTGAAGGTTGTGGGGCAGGGTGCGTTTGCAAAAGTATATCAGGTGAGGAAAAAGGGCACTTCGGAAATATATGCTATGAAGGTTATGCGGAAGGATAAGATTATGGAGAAAAACCATGCCGAATACATGAAAGCTGAGAGGGAGATTTTGACAAAGATTGAGCACCCCTTTGTTGTGCAACTTAGATACTCTTTTCAG ACAAAATACAGATTGTATCTTGTGCTGGATTTTGTAAATGGGGGCCATCTCTTCTTTCAGCTATATCACCAGGGCCTTTTCAG AGAGGATCTTGCACGCATATATGCCGCCGAGATTGTTTCTGCAGTTTCCCATCTCCACTCAAAGGGAATAATGCACAGAGATCTAAAACCTGAAAATATCCTTATGGATGTCGATGGCCAT GTTATGTTGACTGATTTCGGCTTAGCAAAACAATTTGAAGAAAGTACAAGATCTAATTCGATGTGTGGTACATTAGAGTACATGGCACCTGAGATTATTCTTGGCAAGGGCCATGATAAGGCTGCTGATTGGTGGAGTGTAGGCGTCTTACTGTTTGAGATGCTCACTGGGAAG CCGCCCTTCAGTGGTGGGAACCGTGAGAAGATTCAGCAGAAGATAGTGAAAGATAAGATTAAGCTGCCAGGATATTTGTCAAGTGAAGCACATGCACTGTTGAAAGGG CTGCTACAGAAGGAAGCACCAAAGCGGTTGGGTTGTGGAGCTaaagggtttgcggaaattaaagggCACAAGTGGTTCAAACCAATCAATTGGAAGAAGTTGGATGCACGTGAAATCCAACCAAGCTTTAGGCCAGAAGTAGCCGGAAAGTACTGTGTTGCAAACTTTGAGAAGCGCTGGACTGATATGCCTGTTGTTGATTCACCAGCTGCAAGCCCAAATGGTGGAAATCCCTTCAAGGACTTCTCTTATGTCAGACCTGCAGCCTCTTTTCTTCAACAGAATAGCCCTGCTTGCTAA
- the LOC131609473 gene encoding uncharacterized protein LOC131609473: MTDFLPINPLSISAADSPCFPFLNPSTRTQLNPISLSPFSPKLSKTTYANKSIFAALSSRSNGKPGPPSKGRSFYQELQFDDTEENDIGLELERNPLDENSSKETDGYIPLDDKGSGKSDKELLENDLIRVEGDDGVDLRKDEKVEKFGGNLRLRKGKQVIRRSNLLAKQVISIQSALSLGFVSQLWVDTTSWIVLFVEVRSNLLSGDSEKFLLEDISQVGDVVLVPDESVIDDGYTMNGLETLVGYRVVTPSLRNIGKVRGYNFSINSGAVEELEIDSFGLSIIPSSLVSTYSLMVEDILEVVSDAVVVHEAAALRIQRLSKGFLGNQNVGISVDDIDDYESEQRATYGRVSRRKKSFGRKKANPRDWDNNEDNWELPMDYL; this comes from the exons ATGACTGACTTTCTCCCTATAAATCCACTTTCCATTTCAGCCGCAGACTCTCCATGCTTCCCCTTTCTCAATCCTTCAACCAGAACCCAACTCAACCCAATTTCCCTTTCCCCCTTCTCTCCCAAACTCTCCAAAACCACCTATGCTAACAAGAGCATTTTCGCAGCGTTGAGCTCCAGGTCCAACGGAAAACCAGGCCCACCATCAAAAGGTCGTAGCTTTTACCAAGAACTTCAATTTGACGACACAGAGGAGAACGATATTGGGTTGGAGTTGGAAAGAAACCCCCTTGATGAGAATTCGTCCAAAGAAACTGACGGGTATATCCCACTTGATGATAAGGGAAGTGGAAAGAGTGATAAGGAATTGCTGGAAAACGATTTGATTCGGGTTGAAGGAGATGATGGGGTTGATTTGAGAAAAGATGAAAAAGTTGAGAAATTTGGTGGTAATCTTAGATTAAGGAAAGGTAAACAAGTGATTAGACGGTCCAATTTGTTGGCCAAGCAAGTGATCAGCATTCAATCTGCTCTTAGTTTGGGATTTGTCTCCCAGCTTTGGGTGGACACTACCTCT TGGATTGTGTTGTTTGTTGAGGTTAGGTCAAACTTGCTTTCCGGGGATTCAGAAAAATTCCTTCTTGAGGATATTAGTCAG GTTGGGGATGTTGTTCTTGTCCCGGATGAAAGTGTGATAGACGATGGATATACAATGAATGGATTGGAGACTCTG GTTGGGTACAGAGTTGTAACACCCTCTCTACGAAATATCGGAAAG GTACGAGGCTACAATTTCAGCATCAACTCTGGCGCTGTTGAAGAACTTGAGATAGACTCATTTGGACTATCCATCATTCCATCGAGTTTG GTGAGTACCTACTCTTTGATGGTTGAGGATATACTGGAAGTGGTATCCGATGCAGTTGTTGTACATGAAGCCGCAGCTTTACGAATACAAAGGCTTTCAAAG GGTTTTTTGGGCAACCAGAATGTGGGAATCTCAGTGGATGATATCGATGATTATGAATCTGAGCAACGTGCGACATATGGTAGAGTTTCAAGAAGAAAGAAAAGTTTTGGAAGAAAGAAAGCCAATCCAAGAGATTGGGATAATAATGAAGATAACTGGGAGCTTCCTATGGACTATCTCTAA